One Kallotenue papyrolyticum genomic window carries:
- a CDS encoding ribose-phosphate diphosphokinase: protein MNTAIRLIAGTAHPALAAAIAAELALPLTRCTIERFPDGEVAIQVHESVRGMTVCLIQPTGPPVNDHLIELLALADACRRDAATRIVAVTPYLGYTRADKRAGRRTPITASMVAQVMQAVGIEHVITLDLHAEQIEGFFQAPVDNLSAVAVLAEALRPQLPRETVVISPDAGRVRMATAYAQRLRAPLAVLHKQRVSGTETHVTHVVGDVAGRPCLLVDDMIATGGTLADGAAALRRAGAREPIIAAATHGLLLPGARERLAEAGIERLVVTDSLPINGTAPPAISVVSVAPLLAEAIRRCLGASATPT, encoded by the coding sequence ATGAACACGGCCATACGCTTAATCGCCGGAACAGCCCATCCAGCGCTCGCCGCCGCGATTGCCGCCGAGCTCGCCCTGCCGCTCACCCGCTGCACGATTGAACGCTTTCCCGACGGCGAGGTGGCGATCCAGGTGCACGAGTCGGTGCGCGGCATGACCGTGTGTCTGATCCAGCCCACCGGTCCGCCGGTCAACGATCACCTGATCGAGTTGCTAGCGCTGGCAGACGCCTGCCGTCGCGACGCCGCGACGCGCATCGTTGCCGTGACGCCCTACCTGGGCTACACGCGCGCCGACAAACGCGCCGGGCGGCGCACGCCGATCACCGCCAGCATGGTTGCGCAGGTGATGCAGGCGGTGGGCATCGAGCATGTCATCACACTCGATCTACATGCCGAGCAGATCGAGGGCTTCTTTCAGGCGCCCGTGGATAACCTCTCGGCGGTGGCGGTGCTGGCCGAAGCACTGCGCCCCCAGCTTCCGCGCGAGACGGTGGTGATCTCGCCCGATGCGGGGCGCGTGCGCATGGCGACCGCCTATGCCCAGCGCCTGCGCGCGCCGCTGGCCGTGCTGCACAAACAACGCGTCAGCGGCACGGAAACGCACGTGACGCACGTGGTTGGCGATGTGGCCGGACGGCCCTGTCTGCTGGTAGACGACATGATCGCCACGGGCGGAACGCTGGCCGATGGCGCGGCAGCGCTGCGGCGCGCCGGGGCGCGCGAGCCGATCATCGCCGCCGCCACGCATGGGCTGCTGCTGCCGGGCGCGCGCGAGCGCCTGGCCGAGGCCGGCATCGAGCGCCTGGTCGTCACCGATAGTCTGCCGATCAACGGCACCGCGCCGCCGGCCATCAGTGTGGTCTCCGTTGCACCGCTACTGGCCGAAGCCATTCGTCGCTGCCTCGGCGCGTCGGCCACACCTACGTAG
- a CDS encoding phosphoribosyltransferase, with protein sequence MIFHPPFRDRYDAGRRLAQRLMSYAGRSDVLVLALPRGGVPVGYEVARALGAPLDVLVVRKLGVPGHEELAMGAIATGGIRVTYDEVVHELGIPQEVIDAVTAREQRELLRREQAYRDGRPPPQVRGKTVILVDDGLATGTTMRAAAMALRQQAPARIIVAVPVAAPGSTRQLVGLVDGVVTLLQPEPFYGVGLWYQDFTQTSDEEVRALLARAAAPDAKTV encoded by the coding sequence ATGATCTTTCACCCACCTTTTCGTGATCGGTATGATGCCGGTCGGCGTCTCGCCCAGCGCCTGATGAGCTATGCCGGGCGTTCTGATGTGCTGGTGCTGGCCCTACCGCGCGGCGGCGTGCCGGTGGGCTATGAGGTAGCACGCGCGCTCGGCGCGCCGCTGGATGTGCTGGTGGTGCGCAAGCTGGGCGTGCCCGGCCATGAAGAACTGGCGATGGGCGCGATCGCCACCGGCGGGATCCGCGTGACCTATGATGAGGTGGTGCACGAGCTGGGCATTCCGCAGGAGGTGATCGACGCGGTCACCGCGCGCGAACAACGCGAGCTGCTGCGCCGCGAGCAGGCCTATCGCGACGGGCGGCCACCACCGCAGGTGCGCGGTAAGACCGTGATCCTGGTGGACGATGGCCTGGCCACCGGCACCACCATGCGCGCAGCGGCCATGGCGCTGCGCCAGCAGGCGCCGGCCAGGATCATTGTCGCAGTGCCGGTGGCCGCGCCCGGCAGTACACGCCAGCTCGTCGGCCTGGTCGATGGCGTTGTCACGCTGTTGCAGCCGGAGCCCTTCTATGGCGTGGGCCTGTGGTACCAGGATTTCACGCAGACCAGCGATGAGGAGGTGCGCGCCCTGCTGGCCCGCGCCGCCGCTCCCGACGCAAAGACAGTATGA
- a CDS encoding CapA family protein: MRIALTGDVMLGRLVDRYVLANASLPATYVWGDLLPVLLNADLRLINLECVISTRGTPWRPESKPFHFRARPRAIDALNAARIDLTALANNHTLDYGVEALRECLQLLDQAGIAHVGAGANLAAAMRPALLTAAAQRVAVVAITDNEPDWQATPDRPGTFYVAYNRRGPLEPYRTRLRQALDLARRAADLVIVSAHVGPNWGPPSPGMQALARTVIELGADVYWGHSNHTPLGIQWYHGRPILYATGDFIDDYAVDPVERNDLSFLFELEVADARVQAIRLYPTAIAHFQARRAEDADARWLIERMRQRSAAWATPIVACADGTALSYPPA; encoded by the coding sequence ATGCGCATCGCACTGACCGGCGATGTCATGCTGGGACGGCTGGTCGATCGCTACGTACTGGCCAATGCCTCGCTGCCGGCAACCTATGTCTGGGGCGACCTGCTGCCCGTGTTGCTCAACGCCGACCTACGGCTGATCAACCTGGAGTGCGTGATCAGCACGCGCGGCACGCCCTGGCGGCCTGAGTCCAAGCCGTTCCACTTTCGGGCCCGACCACGCGCCATCGATGCGCTCAACGCGGCGCGCATCGATCTGACGGCCCTGGCCAACAATCACACGCTGGATTACGGCGTCGAGGCGCTGCGCGAATGCCTGCAGCTCCTCGATCAGGCCGGCATTGCGCATGTCGGCGCCGGCGCGAACCTGGCGGCGGCCATGCGTCCGGCGCTGCTCACGGCCGCTGCACAGCGGGTCGCGGTCGTCGCCATCACCGACAACGAACCGGACTGGCAGGCAACGCCCGACCGCCCCGGCACGTTTTATGTCGCCTACAACCGGCGCGGCCCGCTGGAGCCCTACCGCACGCGCCTCAGGCAGGCGCTCGACCTGGCGCGCCGCGCCGCCGATCTGGTGATCGTCAGCGCGCATGTCGGCCCGAACTGGGGCCCGCCCTCGCCGGGCATGCAGGCGCTGGCCCGTACGGTTATCGAGCTGGGCGCGGACGTGTACTGGGGCCACTCCAACCACACGCCGCTGGGCATACAATGGTATCATGGACGCCCGATCCTGTACGCGACCGGCGATTTTATCGACGACTATGCCGTCGATCCCGTCGAGCGCAACGACCTCTCGTTTCTGTTCGAACTGGAGGTGGCGGACGCGCGGGTGCAGGCGATCCGCCTCTACCCGACCGCCATTGCGCACTTTCAGGCGCGGCGCGCCGAGGACGCTGACGCACGCTGGCTGATCGAACGCATGCGGCAGCGTTCGGCCGCGTGGGCCACCCCGATCGTGGCATGCGCTGACGGAACGGCGCTGAGCTATCCGCCCGCCTAA
- a CDS encoding archease, with the protein MQTCVYEELGHTAEVGMRVGAPNAEQLFVCAAQGLYTLAGVAAGEPRLQERIMLESFDIESLLVDWLSELVYRLDTVGHVYEQISIESWTPTRLTAHLTGGVAAAPPQRAIKAVTYHGLRVTAGEQGWEAEVYFDI; encoded by the coding sequence ATGCAGACGTGTGTCTATGAAGAGCTCGGGCACACCGCCGAGGTAGGCATGCGCGTGGGCGCGCCCAACGCCGAGCAATTGTTTGTGTGCGCCGCCCAGGGCTTGTACACGCTGGCTGGCGTCGCAGCGGGCGAGCCGCGCCTCCAGGAGCGCATCATGCTCGAGTCGTTCGACATCGAAAGCCTGCTGGTGGACTGGCTCAGTGAGTTGGTGTATCGTCTGGATACGGTCGGTCACGTCTATGAGCAGATCAGCATCGAGAGCTGGACGCCGACGCGGCTGACGGCCCATCTGACCGGCGGCGTCGCCGCCGCGCCACCGCAACGAGCCATCAAAGCCGTCACCTACCACGGACTGCGGGTCACCGCGGGCGAGCAGGGCTGGGAAGCCGAGGTCTATTTCGATATCTGA